The following proteins are encoded in a genomic region of Streptomyces sp. SLBN-31:
- a CDS encoding SDR family NAD(P)-dependent oxidoreductase has product MTDFAGLKALVTGGASGIGRATADLLAARGAQVAVLDLDPSTVEKPLLGFRADVADDTSVREAVAAAVAELGGLDVLVNNAGIGAQGTVEDNDDDEWHRVLDVNVVGMVRVARAALPHLRESRHAAIVNTCSVAATAGLPQRALYSATKGAVYSLTLAMAADHVREGIRVNCVNPGTADTPWIGRLLDGAPDPAAERAALEARQPTGRLVSADEVAGAIAYLASPLSGATTGTSLAVDGGMQGLRLRPAGR; this is encoded by the coding sequence ATGACCGACTTCGCGGGGCTGAAGGCCCTCGTGACGGGCGGAGCCTCCGGAATCGGACGGGCCACGGCCGACCTCCTCGCCGCCCGCGGCGCCCAGGTCGCCGTCCTCGACCTCGATCCCTCGACAGTGGAGAAGCCGCTGCTGGGCTTCCGGGCCGACGTCGCCGACGACACGTCCGTACGAGAAGCGGTCGCGGCCGCCGTCGCCGAACTCGGCGGCCTCGACGTACTGGTGAACAACGCGGGCATCGGCGCGCAGGGCACCGTCGAGGACAACGACGACGACGAGTGGCACCGGGTCCTCGACGTCAACGTGGTCGGCATGGTGCGCGTGGCCCGCGCGGCCCTGCCGCACCTGCGCGAGTCACGGCACGCGGCGATCGTCAACACCTGCTCCGTCGCGGCCACGGCCGGCCTCCCGCAGCGCGCGCTCTACAGCGCCACCAAGGGCGCCGTGTACTCCCTCACCCTCGCCATGGCCGCCGACCACGTCCGCGAGGGCATCCGCGTCAACTGCGTCAACCCCGGTACGGCGGACACCCCGTGGATCGGCCGCCTGCTGGACGGGGCCCCCGACCCGGCCGCCGAACGCGCCGCCCTGGAAGCCCGCCAGCCCACCGGCCGGCTCGTCTCGGCGGACGAGGTCGCCGGTGCCATCGCCTACTTGGCGAGCCCGCTGTCCGGGGCCACCACCGGCACCTCGCTCGCCGTCGACGGCGGCATGCAGGGCCTGCGCCTGAGGCCGGCGGGCCGGTGA
- a CDS encoding sugar ABC transporter ATP-binding protein has product MTTPLVEARDIVKRYGPTTALADGRLTVLPGESHALVGRNGAGKSTLVNILTGLQAPDEGTVRFDGAAAPSLADRDAWRRKVACVYQHPTVVPELTVAENLFINRQPVSRGFISWRRLKNEAAALLGTWDVHVDPEARTADLKVEDRQMVEIARALSFGARFIVLDEPTAQLDNREIERLFERMRGLQGSGVTFLFISHHLQEVYEVCQTVTVLRDARWITTAPVAELPRAALIEAMAGESIEAIAEQAVHERLVDDSAPVLLDARGLTSETYQDIDLTVRRGEVVGLAGSSASGKIELAEAFAGLRAPTGGTARLDGEPLPFGSVPAALAAGVGCVPRDRHDQGLVRSMSVGDNTTMSVLDRLGRFGFLGTDRRRGFAAELIDRLDIHTEGPEQPVSDLSGGNAQKVVMARALASDPRLLVLINPTAGVDVKSKESLLARVDSAREDGTAVLVVSDELDDLRRCDRVLVLFHGRVVAEHPAGWRDHELIASIEGVDHHG; this is encoded by the coding sequence ATGACGACGCCACTCGTCGAGGCCCGCGACATCGTCAAGCGCTACGGCCCCACCACCGCCCTCGCCGACGGCCGGCTCACCGTGCTGCCCGGCGAGTCCCACGCCCTCGTCGGCCGCAACGGCGCCGGCAAGTCGACCCTGGTCAACATCCTCACCGGACTCCAGGCACCCGACGAGGGCACCGTCCGCTTCGACGGCGCGGCGGCACCCTCGCTCGCCGACCGCGACGCCTGGCGCCGAAAGGTCGCCTGCGTCTACCAACACCCCACCGTCGTACCCGAGTTGACGGTCGCCGAGAACCTCTTCATCAACCGGCAGCCGGTCAGCCGCGGGTTCATCAGCTGGCGCCGCCTGAAGAACGAGGCGGCCGCCCTCCTCGGCACCTGGGACGTGCACGTCGACCCCGAGGCGCGCACGGCCGACCTCAAGGTCGAGGACCGCCAAATGGTCGAGATCGCGCGCGCGTTGAGCTTCGGCGCCCGGTTCATCGTCCTTGACGAGCCGACCGCCCAGCTCGACAACCGGGAGATCGAGCGGCTCTTCGAGCGCATGCGCGGCCTGCAGGGCTCCGGCGTCACCTTCCTGTTCATCTCGCACCACCTCCAGGAGGTCTACGAGGTCTGCCAGACCGTCACCGTGCTGCGCGACGCCCGCTGGATCACCACCGCGCCGGTCGCCGAACTGCCCAGGGCGGCACTGATCGAGGCCATGGCCGGCGAGAGCATCGAGGCGATCGCCGAACAGGCCGTGCACGAAAGGCTCGTCGACGACAGCGCGCCCGTCCTTCTGGATGCGCGGGGGCTCACCTCGGAGACGTACCAGGACATCGATCTGACCGTCCGGCGCGGTGAGGTCGTCGGGCTCGCCGGTTCCAGCGCCAGCGGCAAGATCGAGCTGGCGGAGGCCTTCGCCGGCCTGCGTGCCCCCACCGGCGGAACGGCACGGCTCGACGGCGAACCGCTGCCCTTCGGCTCCGTGCCGGCCGCCCTCGCCGCCGGCGTCGGCTGCGTCCCGCGTGACCGGCACGACCAGGGCCTGGTGCGTTCCATGTCCGTCGGCGACAACACCACCATGAGCGTCCTCGACCGGCTGGGCCGCTTCGGCTTCCTCGGCACCGACCGCAGACGCGGCTTCGCCGCCGAGCTGATCGACCGCCTCGACATCCACACCGAGGGCCCCGAGCAGCCGGTCTCCGACCTGTCCGGCGGCAACGCGCAGAAGGTCGTCATGGCCCGCGCCCTCGCTTCCGACCCCCGGCTGCTGGTCCTCATCAACCCCACCGCCGGGGTCGACGTGAAGTCCAAGGAGTCCCTGCTGGCCCGCGTGGACAGCGCCCGTGAGGACGGCACCGCCGTCCTGGTCGTCTCCGACGAACTCGACGACCTGCGGCGCTGCGACCGCGTCCTCGTCCTTTTCCACGGCCGTGTCGTCGCCGAGCATCCGGCGGGCTGGCGCGACCACGAGCTGATCGCCTCCATCGAAGGAGTGGACCACCATGGCTGA
- a CDS encoding ABC transporter permease, translated as MADTKAPPVKPVSVPDAQSARAVLLRRARELALLPALLAVLVIGAFVNDSFLTKNNLISIAASSASLAMVVLAEALVLITGKFDLSLESVVGIAPAIGALLVLPAASAGWGVELPTWLAMLAVLVVGGAVGLFNGFLVVKLRLNAFIVTLAMLIILRGVLVGATKGKTLFDMPDAFFAIHTTTFLQVPISVWVAAAGFAVAGAVLRYHRVGRALYAIGGNAEAARAAGIRVDRVMLGVYVSAGVLAAVGGIMKTGYVGAINANQGQNMIFTVFAAAVIGGISLDGGKGTMFGALTGVLLLGTVDNLLTQAQVQPYWIQAIYGGIILLALLIARLTTGRAQD; from the coding sequence ATGGCTGACACCAAGGCTCCGCCGGTGAAGCCGGTGAGTGTGCCCGACGCCCAGTCGGCGCGGGCCGTACTGCTGCGGCGGGCACGTGAACTCGCTTTGCTGCCAGCCCTGTTGGCGGTCCTGGTGATCGGAGCCTTCGTCAACGACTCGTTCCTCACCAAGAACAACCTCATCTCCATCGCGGCGTCGTCGGCGTCCCTGGCGATGGTGGTCCTCGCGGAGGCCCTCGTCCTCATCACCGGCAAGTTCGACCTCTCCCTGGAATCAGTGGTCGGCATCGCACCGGCGATCGGCGCACTGCTCGTGCTGCCGGCGGCCAGTGCGGGCTGGGGTGTCGAGCTGCCCACCTGGCTGGCGATGCTGGCCGTCCTGGTGGTGGGTGGCGCGGTCGGCCTCTTCAACGGCTTCCTCGTGGTGAAGCTGCGGCTCAACGCGTTCATCGTCACGCTCGCGATGCTGATCATCCTGCGTGGCGTGCTGGTCGGCGCCACGAAGGGCAAGACGCTCTTCGACATGCCGGACGCCTTCTTCGCGATCCACACCACCACGTTCCTCCAGGTGCCGATCTCGGTGTGGGTGGCCGCCGCGGGCTTCGCCGTCGCGGGCGCCGTGCTCCGCTACCACCGGGTCGGGCGCGCCCTGTACGCCATCGGCGGCAACGCCGAGGCGGCCCGGGCGGCCGGAATCCGGGTGGACCGCGTGATGCTCGGCGTGTACGTGAGCGCGGGAGTGCTCGCCGCGGTGGGCGGCATCATGAAGACCGGCTACGTCGGGGCGATCAACGCCAACCAGGGCCAGAACATGATCTTCACCGTGTTCGCCGCGGCGGTGATCGGCGGGATCAGCCTCGACGGCGGCAAGGGCACCATGTTCGGCGCCCTGACCGGCGTGCTGCTGCTGGGCACCGTCGACAACCTGCTGACCCAGGCGCAGGTCCAGCCGTACTGGATTCAGGCTATTTATGGCGGAATCATCCTGCTCGCCCTCCTGATCGCCCGTCTCACCACCGGCCGCGCCCAGGACTGA
- a CDS encoding sugar ABC transporter substrate-binding protein, producing MPVRTVGKRNRIRIVAAVAVTASASLALAACGSTKDTGSGSTGGGGTGKVGVILPLLTSPFWQSYNDYVPKMAKSEGVDALKTVNSNSDPSQQITDIDNQLNQGVKGLVVAPLDSAAIEAGLKQAERKGVPVVAVDVAPDKGKVAMVVRADNIAYGTKACEYLGAHITSGKVVQIMGDLASVNGRDRSEAFRSCVKKKYPKLKVLEIPAKWESDAAASKLDTLLNANPDIKGIYMQAGGVYLAPTLQTLKSKNMLKAAGGKGHIVIVSNDGIPQEYEAIRKGQIDATVSQPADAYAKYGMYYIRAAMQGKTFQPGPTDHDSTIVKLPSGILEDQLPAPLVTKDNVDDPKLWGNTVK from the coding sequence ATGCCCGTCAGGACAGTGGGGAAGCGGAACAGAATTCGGATCGTCGCAGCGGTCGCGGTCACCGCGAGCGCCTCGCTCGCGCTCGCGGCGTGCGGAAGCACCAAGGACACCGGCTCCGGTAGCACGGGAGGCGGCGGCACCGGCAAGGTCGGGGTGATCCTGCCCCTGCTGACCTCGCCGTTCTGGCAGTCCTACAACGACTACGTGCCGAAGATGGCCAAGTCCGAGGGTGTCGACGCGCTGAAGACGGTCAACTCCAACAGCGACCCCTCGCAGCAGATCACCGACATCGACAACCAGCTCAACCAGGGGGTCAAGGGCCTCGTCGTCGCCCCCCTGGACAGCGCCGCCATCGAGGCGGGCCTCAAGCAGGCCGAGCGCAAGGGCGTGCCGGTCGTCGCCGTCGACGTGGCACCCGACAAGGGCAAGGTCGCCATGGTCGTACGCGCCGACAACATCGCGTACGGCACCAAGGCCTGCGAGTACCTCGGAGCGCACATCACCAGCGGCAAGGTCGTGCAGATCATGGGCGATCTGGCCTCCGTCAACGGACGCGACCGCTCCGAGGCCTTCCGCTCCTGCGTGAAGAAGAAGTACCCCAAGCTGAAGGTCCTGGAAATCCCCGCCAAATGGGAGTCCGACGCGGCCGCCTCGAAGCTCGACACCCTCCTGAACGCCAACCCCGACATCAAGGGCATCTACATGCAGGCCGGCGGCGTCTACCTCGCGCCGACCCTGCAGACCCTGAAGTCGAAGAACATGCTCAAGGCGGCCGGCGGCAAGGGCCACATCGTGATCGTCTCCAACGACGGCATCCCGCAGGAGTACGAGGCCATCCGCAAGGGCCAGATCGACGCGACCGTCTCCCAGCCCGCCGACGCCTACGCCAAGTACGGCATGTACTACATCAGGGCGGCGATGCAGGGGAAGACCTTCCAGCCCGGCCCGACCGACCACGACTCCACGATCGTCAAGCTGCCCAGCGGCATCCTCGAGGACCAGCTACCCGCCCCGCTGGTCACCAAGGACAACGTCGACGACCCCAAGCTCTGGGGCAACACGGTCAAATGA
- a CDS encoding L-fuconate dehydratase produces the protein MSPTPARITAVDTHDIRFPTSRELDGSDAMNPDPDYSAAYLVLRTDAEDGLEGHGFTFTIGRGNEVQVAAIHALRHHVVGRPVDEVCADPGVVYRDLIGDSQLRWLGPEKGVMHMAIGAVVNAVWDLAAKRADKPLWRLLAESEPEWLVGQIDFRYLTDALTPQEALDILRRGRAGAGERTARLLERGYPAYTTSAGWLGYSDEKLTRLASQAVADGFTQIKLKVGADLDDDIRRCRVARSVVGPDVRMAIDANQRWDIAEAIRWTKALAEFDPYWIEEPTSPDDVLGHAAVREAVAPVKVATGEHVQNRVVFKQLLQAGALDVVQIDAARVGGVNENLAILLLAAKFGVPVCPHAGGVGLCELVQHLSMFDYVAVTGTTEDRVIEYVDHLHDHFLDPVVIREGHYRAPTAPGFSAAMRQESIARYTFPGGTFWAADLDEKKGRAA, from the coding sequence GTGTCCCCGACGCCCGCCCGCATCACCGCGGTCGACACCCACGACATCAGGTTCCCCACCTCGCGCGAGCTCGACGGCTCCGACGCGATGAACCCGGACCCCGACTACTCGGCCGCCTACCTCGTGCTGCGCACCGACGCCGAGGACGGCCTGGAGGGGCACGGGTTCACCTTCACCATCGGGCGGGGCAACGAGGTGCAGGTCGCCGCGATCCACGCGCTCCGCCACCACGTGGTGGGACGGCCCGTGGACGAGGTGTGCGCCGATCCTGGAGTGGTGTACCGGGACCTGATCGGGGACAGTCAGCTGCGCTGGCTCGGCCCCGAGAAGGGCGTGATGCACATGGCGATCGGCGCGGTCGTCAACGCCGTGTGGGACCTGGCCGCCAAGCGCGCCGACAAGCCGCTGTGGCGGCTGCTCGCCGAGTCCGAACCCGAGTGGCTGGTGGGGCAGATCGACTTCCGGTACCTGACCGACGCGCTCACGCCCCAGGAGGCGCTGGACATCCTGCGCCGGGGCCGCGCCGGAGCCGGGGAGCGCACGGCCCGCCTGCTGGAGCGCGGCTACCCCGCCTACACGACCTCCGCCGGCTGGCTCGGCTACAGCGACGAGAAACTCACCCGGCTCGCCTCCCAGGCGGTCGCCGACGGCTTCACGCAGATCAAGCTGAAGGTCGGCGCCGATCTCGACGACGACATCCGCCGCTGCCGGGTCGCCCGCTCGGTCGTCGGCCCGGATGTCCGCATGGCGATCGACGCCAACCAGCGCTGGGACATCGCCGAGGCCATCCGCTGGACCAAGGCCCTCGCCGAGTTCGACCCGTACTGGATCGAGGAGCCCACCAGCCCCGACGACGTCCTCGGGCACGCCGCCGTCCGCGAGGCCGTCGCCCCCGTCAAGGTCGCCACCGGCGAACACGTCCAGAACCGCGTCGTGTTCAAGCAGCTGCTGCAGGCCGGCGCCCTGGACGTCGTCCAGATCGACGCGGCCCGCGTCGGCGGCGTCAACGAGAACCTCGCGATCCTGCTGCTCGCCGCGAAGTTCGGCGTACCGGTCTGTCCGCACGCGGGCGGCGTCGGCCTGTGCGAACTCGTCCAGCACCTGTCGATGTTCGACTACGTAGCCGTCACCGGCACCACCGAGGACCGGGTCATCGAGTACGTCGACCACCTGCACGACCACTTCCTCGATCCCGTGGTGATCCGCGAGGGTCACTACCGGGCCCCCACCGCGCCGGGCTTCTCCGCCGCCATGCGCCAGGAGTCCATCGCGCGGTACACCTTCCCCGGCGGCACCTTCTGGGCCGCCGACCTCGACGAGAAGAAGGGACGGGCGGCATGA